AATTTAACGTTTGCGAGGGAGGAAGCAAGAATGGCTAAGTCTATGAGTTATAAGGAGAAAGCTTATCGCTATTTGAAAGAACAAATTGATAATAACGTGTTGTTAGCAGGAACTCATTTAAAAGAAAATGATTTAGCTAAACAATTGGATATGTCGCGCACCCCCATTCGCAAGGCCTTGGACCAACTGGCCAAGGAAAAATATGTCCGGATTGAGCCCTATAAGGGGGCCGTGGTTTGTAAGAATACCCTTAATTCCAAGGCGATTGTGGAACGGCTTCAATTTATTGAGCTCTTAGTGACGGCCCTCTTTAAGCAAATGGAAAACAAGGGCATCACGGTAAATACCAAGCAGTTAGACGAAATCGCCCACCATTTAAAGTGGGATAAGACCATTGACCAGATTAATGACTATTATGATGCCGAAGCCAAGCTCTTTCAGCTCTTGGTTTCTTATCATTCCAATGCTTACTTCCGCCGGGTAACCTTGGATACAGTCTTAAACCTGCATGAACTCTATATTAACGAAGCCAAGAAACGGGAAGAACGCTTCTTAGCGGAGTTAGAAGACATGCAGAATATCTACCCACCCTTCATCCAGGCCCTCAAAGACGGCGACTACCCACAGGCTAACAAGTATATCCGCATGTGGATTAATAAACTGATCCTGCAACAAATTAATTATTAAGACAGAGTGCGACAGTCACACCAAAGGACGAAATCGCTGGAGAAAACTGGGATAAGCTCAGTGAAGCTGAGCGTTACCAGTTTTTGAAGCGGACGTTCGCCCTGTGACTGGAGCACGTTTTGATTAGAGTGTTCATCTCGTCATAGCTTTTAATGCTCACTAAGACGATTTAGTAAACAAGTTAAACAAAATACAAGAGAGGTTGGACTCAAATCCAGCCTTTTTCCATTTTAATGCATCTAGCTTAAACGTGCTCCAATTGCCATAGCTGTTCGAAGCGAAGAGCGAGTTACAGATATAGTATGTGTAGCTCTATCGATCTTTGGCGCACCCGTCACACTCTATTCAAACCTGCTCGCTGACAAAAGTGAACTCCGCTTCAGAAATATTTGGCAATCCTTTTCAAGGATTACCTCATATTTCTTCCAGCGTTTCACTTTTTTGTCGTCAGCTCACACTATATATCTAAACTGTTTGATGGTGGGTTATAGAAGTGATAGACTATTAAAGAATATCAGAACGGAGGTTTGGTATGACCAATATTAATCAATTAATCGACGGTCTCAATCCACAACAAAAAGCAGCAGTTCAATATACAGAAGGTCCCCTCTTAATCATGGCCGGGGCGGGATCAGGAAAAACCCGGGTCCTCACCCACCGCATGGCCTACTTATTAGAAGAAAAATCGGTCCGGCCTTGGAATATCCTGGCCATTACCTTTACCAATAAGGCTGCCAATGAAATGAAAGAACGGGTGAAAAACCTAGTCGGCGAAGCCGCAGATACCATGTGGGTAAGTACCTTCCACTCCATGTGTGTGCGGATTTTACGCCGGGAAGCAGAAGCTATCGGTCTCTCTCGGTCTTTTACTATTGCTGATCCGGCCGAACAACAAAGTTTAATTAAACGGATCATGAAGGACCATAATCTCGATACCACGCAATTCAAGCCCAAGATGATCCTAGGCAAAATTTCTGACGCCAAGAATAATCTCTTAGGGCCCAAGGAATACCGCCAAGAATATACCGGTTTTATTGAGAATATTGTGGCTGACCTCTATGAAGACTACCAAGCTGGCCTCCAAGCCGCCCAGTCCTTGGACTTTGATGATTTGATTATGTTGACGGTCCGCTTATTTAAGGAACAACCAGAGATTCTTTCCTACTACCAACAAAAATTCCACTATATTCACGTGGATGAATACCAAGATACCAATGAAGCCCAATACCGCTTGGTCAAACTTTTAGCGGATTACTTCAAGAATATCTGTGTGGTGGGGGACGCTGACCAAAGTATCTACGGCTGGCGGGGAGCCAATATGGAGAACATCCTTAACTTTGAAAAAGACTACCCCCAAGCCAAGGTGATTCTCCTCGAACAAAACTACCGGTCCACCAAGACCATCCTCAAGGCGGCCAATGAAGTGATTCAAAATAATGTCCACCGCCAAGCCAAGAAACTCTGGACCGATAACCAGGACGGTGGCAAGATTAACTATTACCGGGCCCAAAACGAACAAGATGAGAGCCACTATGTCTTGGATAAGATCCGTCAAGCCACGACTGACAAGAACTACCAATACAAGGACATTGCCATTCTCTACCGGACCAATGCCCAGTCACGGACCATGGAAGAAGCTCTGGTCAAGGCTAATATCCCTTACCGGATTGTCGGCGGACTCAAGTTCTATGACCGTAAGGAAATTAAGGACGTCCTGGCTTACTTGCGTCTGTTAACTAATCCCCAAGATAATCTGTCTTTCACCCGGATTATTAATGTCCCGAAACGGGGGATAGGACCAGGGACCCTGGATAAGTTACGCTACTTTGCTAGTGAGCACGGCCTAACCCTCTTACAGGCCGCTCAAAAGGTAGACTATGCGCCCATTTCAGGAAAAGGGGCCAAGTCGCTCAAGAAATTTGCGGATATGATGACTAACCTGCAAAAACAAAGAGAATTCCTCACCATCACCGATCTTACTGAAGAGGTCTTAGATAAGTCGGGTTATTTAGCCGACCTCAAGGCCCAAAAGACCTTGGAAGCAACGGCCCGGATTGAAAATATTGAAGAATTCCTGTCTGTAACTAGAGCCTTTGACGAACGCTGGGAGAAGGAAGCCGACCAACGCCAAGCCCTAGCGGAGATTACCCAGACTGACCAAGCAGGCAACCCTGTTGAACCGGTGAACATCATGGAGGATTCTAGCCAAGCTGACCAAGCAGGGGAAGTGTCGCTCTTGAGCCCCGAAGAATTAGATGCCGGACTTGGTCAAGCAGCCTTGCTGGGTTTAGATCCGGGTGCGGATGCTAGTGATGATGCTCTCTTGGCCTTTATTACCGACCTCTCCCTAGTTTCTGACTTGGATGATAGTGAGTCCAATGAAGAAGAGGGACAAGTTAACCTCATGACCCTCCACGCCGCTAAGGGGCTGGAGTTTCCCATCGTCTTTATCATTGGTATGGAAGAGGGCATCTTCCCTCTTTCTCGGGCTAGTGAAGACGATGAGGAATTAGAAGAAGAGCGCCGCCTAGCCTATGTGGGCATTACTCGGGCTGAAAAGGAGCTCTATCTCACCAATAGTTACTCCCGCATGCTCTACGGCCAACATAAGAGCCATCCAGAATCGCGTTTTATCACGGAGATTGACGATGATCTCTTAGCCAAGGAAGACCATAGCCCGCTCTCAATGGGGAGCTTCTCTTCCAGCCGACCGGCCTACTATAATCAAAGAAGTCGGGTCTCCAAGTCTGCTGCCAAAGCCCAAGAAAAACGTTCTATCTTTGCTAAGGGACCCAGCCAGTCTCAAGGCAAGAGTAGTGAAGAAGTAGAATGGCAGGTGGGTGATAAGGCCCGCCATAAGGTTTGGGGCGTGGGTACTGTGGTCAAGGTGACCGGCAGTGACAATGACCAAGAATTAGATATCGCCTTTAAGGGGCAGGGGATTAAGCGCTTGTTAGCGGCCTTTGCACCCATTAGTAAAGAAGATTAGGAGGTTTTGCTGTGACAAAAGAAGAGCAAGCTCAGGAAAATAGCCAAGCGGTCCAGGAAAGAATGACAGAACTGGTTGACCAGTTAAACCACTATGCCCATGAGTACTATGTCTTAGACCAACCCAGTGTCAGTGATGACCTCTATGACAAGACCTACCGCCAACTCGAAGAACTGGAAGCCAGCCATCCCGACTTAATTCAAAGCGACTCCCCCACGCAAAGGGTTGGGGATGTCTTAAATGAAAAGTTTGACAAGGTCCACTTTGACCATCCCATGCTGTCCTTGGGCGATGTCTTTAGCCAGGAAGAATTGATGGCCTGGGTAGATGGGGTCCAAAAGGAATTTGGAACAGATACTGAATTTGTCTGTGAGATGAAAATTGACGGCTTGTCTGTTTCTCTCCTCTACCAAGACGGCCGTTTGGTCAGGGGAGCGACCCGGGGCGACGGTAGTACAGGAGAAAATATTACCAATAACATTAAAACCATCGCCTCCATTCCCCTCCGCTTACAAGAACCCCTAAATGTGGAAGTTCGGGGAGAAATTTATATGCCCAAGGCTTCCTTTGCCAAGTTGAATGAAGAACGGGAGGCTGCCGGGCTGGCGACTTTTGCTAATCCGCGTAACTCAGCCGCGGGTTCAGTCCGCCAATTAGACCCCAAAGTGACCGCCAAGAGAAACTTGAACGTCTTTCTCTATACCGGTGTCCTACCCGCCGAGGCTGGGGTCAATAGCCAAGCGGAACTGTTGACCAGCTATCCTCAATGGGGCCTTCGAGTGAACCCAGAATTTAAGTTGACCCACAGTAAGGAAGAAATTTGGGACTATGTCGAACACGTCAGTCAGGTCCGCCATGACCTGGCCTATGATATTGACGGGATTGTGATCAAGGTCAATGATTTCGACCAACAGGAAGAATTAGGCTATACCGTTAAGGCGCCACGCTGGGCCATTGCCTATAAGTTCCCCGCTGAACAAGCCAATACCACCATCCGTGATATTGAATGGACCGTGGGGCGGACTGGGGTAGTGACCCCTACCGCCGTCATGGATCCTGTCCTAGTGGCTGGGTCGACCGTGCAACGGGCTTCCCTCCATAATATGGACTTGATCCAAGCCAAGGATATCCGCCTTAATGACACCGTGATGATTCATAAGGCTGGGGACATTATCCCTGAAGTAGTTAGCGTGGTGACAGAAGACCGGGACGCTAATAGTGAGCCCTATCCAGAACCTGAGACCTGTCCAATTTGTCACAGTGACCTCGTCCACTTAGAAGATGAAGTGGCCCTCCGTTGCGTCAATCCCGCCTGTCCGGCCCAGGCCAAGGAGAAACTTTTCCACTTTGTTTCCCGTAATGCCATGGATATTACCGGGGTGGGGCCAGCGGTCATTACCCAATTGTACGAGAAGGGCTATGTTAAAGACCCTAGTGATCTCTACCAATTAGATGAAGATACCTTGCTGACCTTAGATAAGGTTAAGGAAAAATCGGCCCAAAACATCCTCCAAGCTATCGACCAAAGCCGGGAAAATTCCTTGGAACGGCTCCTCTTTGGATTAGGTATTCGCCATGTGGGCGTCAAGGCAGCTCGTGACATTGCCATGACTTTTGGCTCCATGGAAGCTATCCAAGCCGCTGAACGGGAGGCGATTTCAGCCATTGATGGGATTGGTGAAATCATTGCCGATAGTGTGGAGGAATACTTTGCCAACGATGAAGTGACTGCCTTAGTCAACTGCCTGAGTGAGCGGGGGGTTAATATGACCTACCTCGGCGCTAGCCCGCAAACTTTGGCCAATGTGGATTCCTTCTGGCAAGGCAAAACCGTGGTCTTAACCGGTAAACTGACTCACTATAGCCGACAAGAAGCCAAGGCCCTCATT
This genomic stretch from Aerococcus mictus harbors:
- the ligA gene encoding NAD-dependent DNA ligase LigA; translated protein: MTELVDQLNHYAHEYYVLDQPSVSDDLYDKTYRQLEELEASHPDLIQSDSPTQRVGDVLNEKFDKVHFDHPMLSLGDVFSQEELMAWVDGVQKEFGTDTEFVCEMKIDGLSVSLLYQDGRLVRGATRGDGSTGENITNNIKTIASIPLRLQEPLNVEVRGEIYMPKASFAKLNEEREAAGLATFANPRNSAAGSVRQLDPKVTAKRNLNVFLYTGVLPAEAGVNSQAELLTSYPQWGLRVNPEFKLTHSKEEIWDYVEHVSQVRHDLAYDIDGIVIKVNDFDQQEELGYTVKAPRWAIAYKFPAEQANTTIRDIEWTVGRTGVVTPTAVMDPVLVAGSTVQRASLHNMDLIQAKDIRLNDTVMIHKAGDIIPEVVSVVTEDRDANSEPYPEPETCPICHSDLVHLEDEVALRCVNPACPAQAKEKLFHFVSRNAMDITGVGPAVITQLYEKGYVKDPSDLYQLDEDTLLTLDKVKEKSAQNILQAIDQSRENSLERLLFGLGIRHVGVKAARDIAMTFGSMEAIQAAEREAISAIDGIGEIIADSVEEYFANDEVTALVNCLSERGVNMTYLGASPQTLANVDSFWQGKTVVLTGKLTHYSRQEAKALIEGQGGKVTGSVSKNTDVVVAGEDAGSKLTKAQDLDILIFDEEEMLSHLEDA
- a CDS encoding GntR family transcriptional regulator; amino-acid sequence: MAKSMSYKEKAYRYLKEQIDNNVLLAGTHLKENDLAKQLDMSRTPIRKALDQLAKEKYVRIEPYKGAVVCKNTLNSKAIVERLQFIELLVTALFKQMENKGITVNTKQLDEIAHHLKWDKTIDQINDYYDAEAKLFQLLVSYHSNAYFRRVTLDTVLNLHELYINEAKKREERFLAELEDMQNIYPPFIQALKDGDYPQANKYIRMWINKLILQQINY
- a CDS encoding UvrD-helicase domain-containing protein encodes the protein MTNINQLIDGLNPQQKAAVQYTEGPLLIMAGAGSGKTRVLTHRMAYLLEEKSVRPWNILAITFTNKAANEMKERVKNLVGEAADTMWVSTFHSMCVRILRREAEAIGLSRSFTIADPAEQQSLIKRIMKDHNLDTTQFKPKMILGKISDAKNNLLGPKEYRQEYTGFIENIVADLYEDYQAGLQAAQSLDFDDLIMLTVRLFKEQPEILSYYQQKFHYIHVDEYQDTNEAQYRLVKLLADYFKNICVVGDADQSIYGWRGANMENILNFEKDYPQAKVILLEQNYRSTKTILKAANEVIQNNVHRQAKKLWTDNQDGGKINYYRAQNEQDESHYVLDKIRQATTDKNYQYKDIAILYRTNAQSRTMEEALVKANIPYRIVGGLKFYDRKEIKDVLAYLRLLTNPQDNLSFTRIINVPKRGIGPGTLDKLRYFASEHGLTLLQAAQKVDYAPISGKGAKSLKKFADMMTNLQKQREFLTITDLTEEVLDKSGYLADLKAQKTLEATARIENIEEFLSVTRAFDERWEKEADQRQALAEITQTDQAGNPVEPVNIMEDSSQADQAGEVSLLSPEELDAGLGQAALLGLDPGADASDDALLAFITDLSLVSDLDDSESNEEEGQVNLMTLHAAKGLEFPIVFIIGMEEGIFPLSRASEDDEELEEERRLAYVGITRAEKELYLTNSYSRMLYGQHKSHPESRFITEIDDDLLAKEDHSPLSMGSFSSSRPAYYNQRSRVSKSAAKAQEKRSIFAKGPSQSQGKSSEEVEWQVGDKARHKVWGVGTVVKVTGSDNDQELDIAFKGQGIKRLLAAFAPISKED